A single Mixta calida DNA region contains:
- a CDS encoding lysozyme, with amino-acid sequence MSQTAKRCTVAAVLAIAALLPQFKTLKTSEAGLQLIADAEGCRTSPYQCSAGVWTNGIGHTAGVTPQSHISERQAAVNLVYDVMRVERVIDACMRNDMPQPVYDAVVSWAFNVGTYAACRSTLGAHINRGEWRSACLQLPRWVFVKGVFSQGLQNRRDRELAWCLKGAA; translated from the coding sequence TTGAGCCAGACCGCTAAACGCTGCACCGTGGCGGCCGTGCTTGCCATTGCCGCCCTGTTGCCGCAGTTCAAGACCCTGAAAACGTCGGAAGCGGGGCTACAGCTGATTGCGGATGCGGAAGGCTGTCGCACCTCGCCGTACCAGTGCAGCGCCGGTGTCTGGACAAACGGCATCGGCCATACCGCAGGCGTGACGCCGCAGAGCCATATCAGCGAGCGCCAGGCGGCGGTGAATCTGGTGTATGACGTGATGCGCGTGGAGCGCGTGATTGATGCCTGTATGCGCAACGACATGCCGCAGCCGGTCTATGACGCGGTGGTGTCGTGGGCGTTTAACGTCGGCACCTACGCCGCCTGCCGCTCCACGCTCGGCGCTCACATCAACCGGGGCGAGTGGCGCAGCGCCTGCCTGCAGCTGCCGCGCTGGGTATTTGTGAAAGGCGTATTCAGCCAGGGGCTGCAGAACCGCCGCGACCGGGAACTGGCCTGGTGCCTGAAGGGGGCTGCATGA
- a CDS encoding HP1 family phage holin, whose amino-acid sequence MEKISSLINYLIGLILMWFGRHTPQEIAFMVGSGVAVITVVINVATFFINWHYRRKTYELQRQSVQGVNLEPDR is encoded by the coding sequence ATGGAGAAAATCAGCTCGCTGATTAACTACCTGATCGGCCTCATCCTGATGTGGTTTGGCCGCCACACGCCGCAGGAGATTGCCTTTATGGTTGGCTCCGGCGTGGCCGTGATCACCGTGGTGATTAACGTGGCGACCTTTTTTATTAACTGGCATTACCGCCGCAAAACCTATGAATTGCAGCGCCAGAGCGTGCAGGGGGTGAACCTTGAGCCAGACCGCTAA
- a CDS encoding tail protein X, translated as MRIYAQQGDTVDEICFRYYGRTQQVVEQVYAANPGLAESGPVLPHGCEVTLPPLPEASTGETVNLWD; from the coding sequence ATGAGAATTTACGCGCAGCAGGGCGATACCGTTGATGAAATCTGCTTTCGCTATTACGGGCGCACGCAGCAGGTGGTTGAACAGGTTTATGCCGCCAATCCCGGCCTCGCGGAAAGCGGGCCGGTGCTGCCGCACGGCTGCGAGGTGACGCTGCCGCCGCTGCCGGAAGCCTCAACGGGCGAAACCGTTAACCTGTGGGACTAA
- a CDS encoding head completion/stabilization protein, whose product MTSVVINGQRPAPDAEPPVKNTFFWPDIDLQQLRNALRLEGTVTADRLRLAVKTAISEVNAELYDWRADRMAAGFPLLTSVPAETFDGESEKVTHYFAAVAALTAATIAERYRGYDAAGKKADVVEGTADEYWRDARFSISRIAERPGCIVSLL is encoded by the coding sequence ATGACTTCAGTAGTGATAAACGGACAGCGACCGGCACCCGATGCCGAGCCGCCGGTGAAAAACACCTTTTTCTGGCCTGACATTGACCTGCAACAGCTGCGCAACGCGCTGCGCCTGGAAGGCACCGTCACCGCCGACCGTCTGCGGCTGGCAGTAAAGACCGCGATTTCCGAAGTGAACGCCGAGCTGTACGACTGGCGGGCGGACAGGATGGCGGCAGGCTTTCCCCTGCTGACGTCGGTGCCTGCCGAAACCTTCGACGGCGAAAGCGAAAAGGTCACGCACTATTTTGCCGCCGTGGCGGCGCTGACGGCTGCCACCATTGCCGAACGCTATCGCGGCTACGACGCCGCCGGAAAAAAGGCCGACGTGGTGGAAGGCACCGCCGACGAATACTGGCGTGACGCCCGTTTCAGTATCAGCCGCATCGCCGAAAGGCCCGGCTGCATTGTGAGCCTGCTGTAA
- the gpM gene encoding phage terminase small subunit, whose product MLSPARRHMMRQQAIEAAQQQSNPLRHATGYEQMLVKLNDDKRRLKKVRSTERKAELKRQMLPDYQPWVAGVLSQGKAVQDAVLMTVMIWRLDTGDIPGALEIARHALTHGLVPPDGFKRDSTAYLLAEEVASAATRAWTVKAPVDINPLLATLRLTESEDMPDQVRAKLHKITGYVLRDAGRADEALPHLTRALQLHEGCGVKKDIERLAAVMKKQAAARR is encoded by the coding sequence ATGTTAAGCCCTGCCCGACGTCACATGATGCGCCAGCAGGCCATTGAGGCCGCACAGCAGCAGAGCAACCCGCTGCGCCACGCAACCGGCTATGAGCAGATGCTGGTAAAGCTCAACGACGACAAGCGTCGCCTGAAAAAAGTGCGCTCCACCGAGCGCAAGGCGGAGCTGAAGCGCCAGATGCTGCCGGACTATCAGCCGTGGGTGGCGGGCGTGCTGAGCCAGGGGAAAGCCGTGCAGGATGCCGTCCTGATGACCGTCATGATCTGGCGGCTTGATACGGGCGACATTCCCGGCGCGCTGGAGATTGCGCGCCACGCCCTGACGCACGGGCTTGTCCCGCCTGACGGCTTTAAGCGTGACAGCACCGCCTACCTGCTGGCCGAGGAAGTGGCCAGCGCGGCGACGCGTGCCTGGACGGTAAAAGCACCGGTGGATATCAACCCGCTGCTGGCAACGCTCAGGCTGACGGAATCCGAAGACATGCCCGACCAGGTGCGCGCCAAGCTGCACAAAATTACCGGGTATGTGCTGCGCGATGCGGGCAGGGCTGACGAGGCGTTACCTCACCTTACACGGGCGCTGCAACTGCATGAAGGCTGCGGCGTTAAAAAAGACATTGAGCGGCTGGCTGCGGTCATGAAAAAGCAGGCTGCGGCCCGCCGCTGA